In Lytechinus variegatus isolate NC3 chromosome 13, Lvar_3.0, whole genome shotgun sequence, the DNA window ATTGATATGTTGGGGCAAATCCATCCCAggttttagttttttttctcaGGTATTGTCTACTTACgttcatcatcactgtcatcttcatcaccaaGGTCTGGTTcagctcctcctcctcctcctagaCCACCCATTAAATCGGCCATACCGGCTCCTCCCATACCGCCCATTCCACCCATGCCGCCCATTCCACCCATACCGCCCATTCCACCCATACCGCCCATTCCACCCATGCCGCCCATTCCACCCATGCCGCCCATGTTTGCCAGCatctgaaataaaatggaaaaaaacaacaacatatcAGGCTCATTGATTTTGCAAAAAGTGAAGACAGAATgacatgtagaaaaaaaatataattataaaatcaAAGCTTAAAATAATAAACATCTCTATCGGTTTAAAAActgtaaataaaaaatctaaacaaaatattttgtttaatccactccatacatgtatatgtgtagaGGTATGAAAGCTTCTGCCTAAATATTGATTAGATTGTTTTGAATTTAATATCTATAAActtatattttatcataaataggacattgaaatttaaaactggatctaaaaattaaaatgaatagtaGGCCTAAAATAAAACTCAAATAATCAATGCATTTGATCAGTTTACTAAAAACAAGCAACCAAACGCTTCGTTTTACACTTATCAAATTTTTGCCAGATGTTAATTACTGCGATTTGAGAcatttcataatcaaacatgaaTGGGTATAATCTTAAACAGATGACAACAAAGTGCAAGTTAACAAATGTAATTTTTGTGCTAAAATTCAATGAATTCCAAACATTGTAactctttcaaatcacaaaaaaaaaaatcaatgatggTCACTCCGGCAACCATGCAACAATCAGCTGTGTTGATGTGCATGTCATGGGCACTGTATTAGGACGCTATGTGTGACCACTGGTAGTCAAGGAGATTGGTcaacttttttgtgatttctgatAATCTAAGAATCTTGATTGTTAAAACTATTTGTTTACCAAGGCAAACAATCAAATGGCAAGAAGGGCATTTGTTTGTCCTCGGCCTATGACTGTAATTGATTGTAATCATAATCAGTtataatcattttctatttaatACAGGAAAATAGACAAAAGAATCTTACCTCATTTAGCCCCCGCTCGTctcctccacctcctcctcctAATTCATCATCTGAATCATCTTCATCTTTCCACTTATTAAAATCAACTGACAACCAATGTTgctgaaatagaataaaatacatccaaatgtttattgtaaaaactTAAAGAGCACAAACAATCATGCAACACATATTTCCTCTATAATATACCCTTATAACCTATCAGTTCATTGTCAATTCCATATAAATACATTATTACTAATTATATTAAGTCAATGTGTCATATGGTTCTTGAATTAATGTGAGAACAAAAGCGAGATGGAAGGACAACGTCCGACAACCTGTAAATGTACGAAATGTAATACATCTGACGGTCTATGCTACTACCTATGGTGGGCGGACACTTGAAAATCAATTACATTACATTTACAAATACACATATATACTTGTtagaaatttgatttaatttgactTAATTTAATTAAATctaatttgatttaattcaatttaattcaattcaattgttaGATATTTAAGCAAAAACTGACTTTAAAAATGTTGTTTGGATATTAAAAATTTACATAAAGTGTCACATCAAAATAACCCTGATAAAAAATAACGAATCCCTTTGAGTAATTTACCATCTGAAAAAGAATATCATGAGATATACAAACATGGTAATAAAAAGCATGGATTGGGCAAACCGCAAAGAAAAAATGGATTCTCAATCATTTTGAGGGAATGAAAATTAAAGGATTTTCTCTCAAAAGCTGTGAGCAGTTAAACTCGACctcgtttttttaatgcaatttttttaattctcaagCAATTTCCTCTCACAATAAGTAAACTTATCTTGGAGAGActattttttacatttctaaaGTTATTATATAATGATAACTTATACATATCCTTTAAGTATGATAATTAGGGAAAAAAACATTCTTAAAGATGATGTTAATAACAGCTATGATTAAATTATTTCCAGAATAATATTCCATATACTCATATATTGGTCTGTGATACTTCAATTTCTAAATGTTTTGTCTTTGCAACCCATGTAAATACTTTGACCTGCCATCCGTTTGGCATGAAATTATGGACCTGGTCTCTTTGTTTGCTACATTATCATTGTCTTGATAAAAAATACTAATGATgcttaattgaattgaaaaggaaATTTGACTCCAAAAACTCTAAAAACTAAGtatctaaaaatattttgagattACAGTTCAGTCCAATCCAATAGTcatttgacatacatgtatatcagtgCATGTTCCTTTCGGTTACAAAGCGCTGCACACACACTTTTCTATGTTTGGGCCACTACAGTTAATGGTAATAAAAGGCATAGTTGTGCCCCACCAACCACAACCAATGCAAGGGTCCCATTATAAACGAATATGTACAGCTGCCAGATGAAGTGATTGGAACTATGGTACAACTTTTTTTCCAGAAGGGTGCAGCCCCAAAGCTGTAAATATTTGTAACTATCTACTCCTCTCAGTGCTTTGGTAAGACTGCAGGCTTGTGAAATCAGATGTCAGAATTCACAGCATTTTTGCCTAGTTTGGGACAGTAGTTGGAATCATCTATGGTCAATAACAATCTGACCAATAAAATAGTCAGATTATGATGACAGATACCAAAGTTGCTATTATGGTATCTTTGACATACATTGGTAACTACCATAGAAATGATGATCAACAGAGGCTTCCAAGGAAGTAGAAAGTGGATGTCAATGGTACCATAGCACGCTCTGCAATAGGGTGCACATCCAGAGTATTACGGTGGATAGGAATAGTGACCCCAAAAGATTTAAACCTACCCCACTATATTTCATATGCTACACGTATTCAGGTCATAAGGACCAGAAATTCCACTTTCCAAGATTCAGGACATTCTTAATCCCACCCTCCTAACTCTTAGGTtccatttcattctttcatattttattctcaAAATCATTGTTAAAATTTGTTGTACAGCTTGATTCTCATTTTGtccaaatttattatttttttttaaaggcctgtattctaaagtcaggtttaacttagaccatggtctaactctgtgctaaaattatgggaagccaaaagtgtcaaaatatctattaagttgcatgtttctaatgtttactgtgctctttcctgattcatcgataaTGCAGACAATAAtcttatttatacttcctacacaatgatgaatgatttgagagccccatgaggtgaaatattatatctatattgttagtgatttatgtaacaattggctgtccatacttaaaccacaaatttaaacctgagtttaaccctaaaaagactgggggggggctgattcagcccccccctcgacatttttcgtgataaatccgccgtgcgaaattttttgaccgcgtcgctcgctgactttttattttcaagtctcgcgcaacttttgagaccaaaattgtgacccccgggtacgcggttccaaaattacgcaacatttcgtaagtgcatgcagaccccaaattactcaaaaacgtgaatttgtgtacaaatccaatgcaaatagtgttcttaaccaaaattcataaatgtatcattatttttccttttactgcttaaaatcaattaattttatcttttttatggtcaaaataaagtccccgacaatttccattgaaaaaacaataaaaaacaaaaagtcgaaaaacaatgaaatacataagaaatttagaaaacaatagaatacataagaaaataaaagtgattttgaattttttttaaaatcaatttgatcagatgcctatctagagtgtgtgaaacaaaaattagcatttcaggggcattattttattaattagagcaaacttatgattttacgcataaattagcataattaatgagacatgagattttttgcagaatttgatgttatagttttgtagataatgccatgggtaacgcgtgtgccaattttcgtcgcgattgcgcgatcgacggccgagatcataggggggggctgaatcagcccccccccagtcttcttaggcgtcgaaatagcccagtctatttaggtttaagttaaaccaaacttcagaatacaggccaaagaATACAAATGGAAGAAACTAAAGGTTGTTGCCAATGAGCGGAGTATTAacagttaaagagaaatgccagtagttgcaataaacactgatttcatgagaaagtctgtaaaaccaggcttaattgtcagtatatcatcgaggatctagatctggcaaagttacataaactgaacttcgtgaaatcttgaaatctacgccgaaaaatattcacactgaagatcaccaacacagataggcacacgtgggacagtgtattattattgctggaataaagaccagacggaagtgaccaaatccacgcttattttgctatttctcagcaattacacaatttcttccagaatcctttggcacattttctattcatacaaacagacacttgggttgtcattatattagattctgtaaaaagtcatgttgagatcattaccaatactggaatttatctttaaccttATGAAAGCTCTATGGGTACCTGATACAGAAATATGATCTTTACTTAAAGGGTACTTTTCACAATCTGCTGCATAGGAAAAAGTTATAACATTGCTGCATTTTGATCATTTCAGGGGTGAAAGTGCCATGAGCCAACAAGTTATCTTTTCCATGATGGTAACCTACCTTCATCTTGTCTTTGAGTAACCTTGGCCAGTAGCTCCCAGATGTTTTCCTAAATATTTCAAGTTCTATATGCCTTGCGAGTCTCGTCTTTGTTTTCTGaggttgaaaaaataaaaaataaatcatataaaaatgagCATTCTAGGACCTTATTTGGTAAATAAGAGTTTTCTGGGatagcaaaattcatataaattatttagTAAAATTAGATGCAATCACACGATCAGCAGCAGGGATCTTAAGGTGAGCTTTTGAGacctcagcccccccccccagcatgaaaagaataaaaataccgTGGGAATATTAGGATAAGATTGCAATGTTGATACCACatagtcaaagttcattgaccataaaagTGACCTATGACCTTGGTAAGTGACCTATAACTTCTGCCAGATGATCAGTCATACTTAAATACCCTTATGTCCAGAAATAGGTCCATGTACTTATCAAGGTATGGCATAATTTAAATAACTTAACCTTTCAGATTTCAACGTAGATGAAAAGCAGTACCtacagtctcactctgctaggcaggtgagacaaaataataacaacatgACTTCTGAATGTCACAAGCACTGCCAAACTCATCTTCCAAGTCGATATTGGAGTTCAatttatatcatatcatatattCATTAACTTTCATAATGGACATATaagggaaggcggggtaagttgtgatactttttgcattttgcatgttagaattgatatgactaatattttagaaatgagtaccttgcctttaaatttgattcttgggacatttttttcacctatatataactttctacccccacactgaaattcattgtgacctttgaaaaaaaacgatgtcaaatggcgcaacttgccccatatgtggGGAAGTTGTgacaccttctggggtaagttgagccacaaaaactatgtacaggtttttttcacttgctaattctctataaatactgacatcctctaaaagtaaaagaactgtcatgtgaatttacatctttctgcctgcatatcaatggcttttgattttttttttcattcttattaccataagaattaccatggctcaacttgccccatgttggctggctcaaagtaccccagtccgaacttaatgcgatattttcacatccacacatttcttatgcatccatcatttaaaagactgtgacaagaatgaagatccatacctggactaacaatattgttcttatttctttattataattaaaggcgtgtgtgggtaaaaagcactccCGTGTTTTACACcctcttttacttttttggctaaaatttgtatttttctgtctaaaaaagtactttttgtttcaaagtcgaaaacaatatggttgggtaaagggttatgtaatgggtcatcaatacatgacaccaccacaatgtctgactcattcattattggcctgggggtggtggctaaCTTGCctctatgctcaacttaccccgcctttcCCTACATATATGAAATCATTTGAGAACAACATTTAATaactttcaaacaaaataataattttagcAAATTTGAAGAAGCAAAAAttagaaaacattacaaaattTACCTCTGGGTCGACCTCTTCAAAAAATACCATGTCTATTGCATAATTCACAGAGCCTTGTCCTTGACAGGTAAAACTGAGTCTGCGTGGAGATAAGAATGTACAtcaaataatttgttgaaaCTTTTTTAATTCCATTTAAAACAATGATCTTACAATGTCAATTCATTTTGCTTAAAATAGTTGATTCATCAATACAGTCACACGTGtttgaaaatatgatgaaaaggATTTAGAAAAATTATGCGTAAAAATATAAGGATAAGATTATATTCATAAGCCATTTCAACATAGTGACAAAATGAACTTGATTTGAACTGAAAGTGAACAGGAACAATAGTTCTACCCTGACCACAACTCTCTTTAGTCTTGGGTATTTTTTAATAGTTTCCTTGTTACTTTTACAAACTGATTAACTAGCGTGGTAAGACAGCCATCTTTCAAAGACAACTTACACAATTTCAACCTAAGTTCTTTCAGCCTAAAAAGAcacaaatgataaaaacattgtacaagaaaatcagtgaaataacTTACTTTTGTGAATCCACATTAGCTTTGACATTACTATGATCCTGTACCATTATCTCTAGTAAAATACGATCATTTCTCTGAGCCCACTTCACCGCTGGTATCTGAGtcctggaaaaaaattgaaagaaacctgcccattttttaattttccaacTATGCTTTTTGTTcagcaagaaaaaataatcgatcacatattttttttttactctgtatTCTAACTTGTATTACAACAAATTACACACATCAAAGTACAGCAGCATAGAATATACCCTACTGAAGGTGTTAATTACTTCTTCCGGTAAACAATAGGGAAGCGTAAATTTCGGTTAGACGATTAGTAATCCTTCCGGTGACTTCCGGTGACAATAAGGAAGCGGGTATTCATTAATGAGATGTCATTCCAGTGACATCCCGTAAACAATAGGAACGCGGATATTCGTTAATGAGGCATCCTCCCAGTGTCTTCATTTATCCGGAAGCACATTCTTTTGTTCTAGAATCATTCATGGagcaagagggggggggggtcactgaGCCCTTTACCTGGGGATCAGCCACTTGGTTTCCTTGAGCAGGATAATCAGACAGGTATATGTCTGTGTAGGTCTGAATATATACAATATGATCAATAAATTACATTCTGATATTTCTGTGGACACGCCCACCTTATTAGATAGAACCAGATTGGTCTTTCGGTTTGACGATTTTAGAGTGGAATATATGTCAGTGATTAAAAGGGCATGATGCGCATGTATTACTCTTCACTATTagccaaatttttttttctgttttcatttttattcttattctataTTTGTGATTCAATTCAATGCTGGTATCTTGATTTTATTCGATGAAACAATCTTCATATTGTTTCATACTTCAGATTTGAATTTAGTTTGTTTGGTTCATTATTATAAAGTAGATGCCCCCTGCTGTTTTGTCATTACCACTTGGTTGTTGCGCTATGTGTTATCTACAAACCATTCCTATTTTTTTAGGGAGGGTGTGGTAGATGGGGTAGGGTAGGGTAGACTGGTGGGTCTATTTAAAGATTGGTAGCTGaggtattgatttatttcagattttgtataataatataataataatgacaacaataatagttacatttatgTAGCGCTTCATAAGTTGGTTTGTAAGCATTTTACACATGTCATTATCTTCACCCTGGTCATATAGGATCCATCACTGCTCCACACATAAAGTGGACCATCTCCTCTCCCTGGAGAGCATCCTGGCCAGGCAACTATTTATCGGTGCACATGCACATACCAATCTAATTGCATTGACGTTCACATCCTATTGCGTACCCATTTAatacctgggtcgagagtggcaaagtgcgGATTGTCTGTAGCTAGATAGTTCTACTTGTGAAATTTGAAGTTTCAGCCCTTGGTAGACGTAGGTACtgcaatatcaaacaaatgtaCAACATAATTAAAGTGaacagtattttattttttcaatgcgCATTAACATATAGAAATTACAATCGCCATTACTGTCAGTATTTTCTTTCACAGAGTTCGTTGACGGTCAGTCTGAATCTTATGCATCGTTGCCTCACTTGCCAGCATCTTCGGTCTCATCTGTTTCTCCTTCACTGCTGTCTTCATCTTCATCCTGGTATTGGAACAATCCCTCAAATTTTGTCTTATGTCTGGCTAATACACGGCGAATGGCCTTCCACTTCTTCATGCCATTTTCTACTTTCTTCATGATGTGAGAAAGGATTTCATAATTGGTGTCATCATCTTCAAGGTACAAGCTCTGTTGCAAGAAGTTAGAGTAGTGGTCAAAGAAGAGTCGTTTAACAGCCCATAGAACTTTCACATGgcttttttcttttgcatcaTCTTCACTCATACCATTGgagatatattttttgtatttttcattcctCGACTCCTCAGTTGCTATCATGGCCATTTCTAACCATTCATGGTAAGCCTGGTTATCTTCAAGTTCTCCTGTCTCGTCCATCTCTGAATTCATTGATTCTTCCTCTCCTCCACTTTCTGAGTCCTCGGATGGTGCATTGCCGTCATGGATAGCCTCCGCAACTCGGTGCTTTTTAGATGGAGGTTCATACTGAGAATCATCTTCGCTATCCTCTTTTTCGTATTCAGTGTCTTCGTGGTGTTCCATTTTGGGGTGTACAATCTGTTCGTGCCTCTTGAGATCAAATTTTCGACCATATGATTTATTACACAGTGAACAAGTGTAGCGCTTGGACATGAAACTATTCATGTTCATTCGTTGAAGTTCCGTTTGCAAAATGACACAGAGCAACTGAATCTTCATACTTGTACAGATCGCATTGCCGCAAATAAAAAAGGCGTTTAATAAACGTCGTTGACGGCGCTCGAGATGCATTGCTACGGAGTCAAAGAGCAACTGAATCTTCAGACTTACGCCGTTACTCAGTTGACGCGTATAGTTTCAATGCGGAGTTGGCGCATTTGTGCTGATAGTGTGGAGACTCTTTGACGCCGTAGCAATGCATCCCAAGTGCCGTCAACGGCGTAAACGCCATTTTTTGCGGCAATGCGATCTGTACAAGTCTGAAGATTCAGTTGCTCTTTGACGCCGTAGCAATGCATCTCGAGCGCCGTCAACGGCGTTACGGCGTAAACgccgtttttattttttatttgcgGCAATGCGATCTGTACAAGTACGAAGATTCAGTTGCTCTGTGTCATTTTGCAAACGGAACTTCAACGAATGAACATGAATAGTTTCATGTCCAAGCGCTACACTTGTTCACTGTGTAATAAATCATATGGTCGAAAATTTGATCTCAAGAGGCACGAACAGATTGTACACCCCAAAATGGAGACACTGAATACGAAAAAGAGGATAGCGAAGATGATTCTCAGTATGAACCTCCATCTAAAAAGCACCGAGTTGCGGAGGCTATCCATGACGGCAATGCACCATCCGAGGACTCAGAAAGTGGAGGAGAGGAAGAATCAATGAATTCAGAGATGGACGAGACAGAACTTGAAGATAACCAGGCTTACCATGAATGGTTAGAAATGGCCATGATAGCAACTGAGGAGTCGaggaatgaaaaatacaaaaaatatatctcCAATGGTATGAGTGAAGATGATGCTAAAGAAAAAGCCCATGTGAAAGTTCTATGGGCTGTTAAACGAATCTTCTTTGACCACTACTCTAACTTCTTGCAACAGAGCTTGTACCTTGAAGATGACACCAATTATGAAATCCTTTCTCACATCATGAAGAAAGTAGAAAATGGCATGAAGAAGTGGAAGGCCATTCGCCGTGTATTAGCAAGTCATAAGACAAAATTTGAGGGATTGTTCCAATACCAGGATGAATATGAAGAGAGCAGTGAAGGAGAAACAGATGAGACCGAAGATGCTGGCAAGTGAGGCAACGATGCGTAAGATTCAGACTGACCGTAAACTAACTCTGTGAAAGAAAATACTGACAGTAATGGCGATTGTAATTTCTATATGTTAATGcgcattgaaaaaataaaatactgttCACTTTAATTATGTTGtacatttgtttgatattgcaGTACCTACGTCTACCAAGGGCTGAAACTTCAAATTTCACAAGTAGAACTATCTAGCTACAGACAATCcgcactttgccactctcgacccaggtatTAAATGGGTACGCAATAGGATGTTAACGTCAATGCAATTAGATTGGTATGTGCATGTGCACCGATAAATAGTTGCCTGGCCAGGATGCTCTCCAGGGAGAGGAGATGGTCCACTTTATGTGTGGAGCAGTGATGGATCCTATATGACCAGGGTGAAGATAATGACATGTGTAAAATGCTTACAAACCAACTTATGAAGCGCTAcataaatgtaactattattgttgtcattattatattattatacaaaatctgaaataaatcaatacctCAGCTACCAATCTTTAAATAGACCCACCAGTCTACCCTACCCTACCCCATCTACCACACCCTCCCTAAAAAAATAGGAATGGTTTGTAGATAACACATAGCGCAACAACCAAGTGGTAATGACAAAACAGCAGGGGGCGTCTACTTTATAATAATGAACCAAACAAACTAAATTCAAATCTGAAGTATGAAACAATATGAAGATTGTTTCATCGAATAAAATCAAGATACCAGCATTGAATTGAATCACAAAtatagaataagaataaaaatgaaaacagaaaaaaaaaatggtctaaaagTGAAGAGTAATACATGCGCATCATGCCCTTTTAATCACTGACATATATTCCACTCTAAAATCGTCAAACCGAAAGACCAATCAGGTTCTATCTAATAAGGTGGGCGTGTCCACAGAAATATCAGAATGTAATTTATTGATCATATTGTATATATTCAGACCTACACAGACATATACCTGTCTGATTATCCTGCTCAAGGAAGCCAAGTGGCTGATCCCCAGGTAAAGGGCTcagtgaccccccccctcctcttgcTCCATGAATGATTCTAGAACAAAAGAATGTGCTTCCGGATAAATGAAGACACTGGGAGGATGCCTCATTAACGAATATCCGCGTTCCTATTGTTTACGGGATGTCACTGGAATGACATCTCATTAACGAATACCTGCTTCCTTATTGTCACCGGAAGTCACCGGAAGGATTACTAATTAACCAATTTACGCTTCCCTATTGTTTACCGGAAAAAGTAATTAACACCTTCAGTAGGGTATATTCTATGCTGCTAAGTACACAATGAATTATCAATTAAAATGATATTAGAGGTAGGCTATAGATGGGTGATATTTCAAAACccaattttctcagaaaattaggAATTTTTCCCATTTTCAACGGATGATGACTCAGCATTTCTTTACTTTATAAAGGTAATTACACGCACATGAGAATTTTACGGAacaaagccatattttggtaggtATCCAACTTTTCCTTCCTAAATCTCTTACATatatatgttagataattcttgatgaaccttctccatattttttttttca includes these proteins:
- the LOC121426742 gene encoding co-chaperone protein p23-1-like; the encoded protein is MAETTQIPAVKWAQRNDRILLEIMVQDHSNVKANVDSQKLSFTCQGQGSVNYAIDMVFFEEVDPEKTKTRLARHIELEIFRKTSGSYWPRLLKDKMKQHWLSVDFNKWKDEDDSDDELGGGGGGDERGLNEMLANMGGMGGMGGMGGMGGMGGMGGMGGMGGMGGMGGMGGAGMADLMGGLGGGGGAEPDLGDEDDSDDEPIPDLEESEGKDSEVRSE